From a single Chitinophaga sp. Cy-1792 genomic region:
- a CDS encoding FAD-dependent monooxygenase has product MKAIIIGAGIGGLSTAIALQQKGIDYEIFDAVPENRPVGAGIMLGGNAMTVYERLGIGEAIRRQSMFPENIFIRNYKGKTLQHVSNVYIRQRYGQGAHMIHRAALHHELIVATRQPVQWGKKLVKIEQSADQVTAFFEDGTAASGDILIGADGIRSVVREQYITHANYRYSGQTCWRAIIPMTLSHEEQINGSEVWGDGDGLRASYMQVNQQQVYFWFTKQMPANTPFTDAEAVAFMQHELAGFSGNMPEVAAALKPEMLLRADLYDFEPIDKWYNGRIVVLGDAAHATTPNLGQGASQAIEDALMLSNCLAQTKNYTDAFHSYQEQRIARVRKVVEVSWKLAQLTNWKGAVATTIRDMMVRMVPNRITQQQMEFLYNVKW; this is encoded by the coding sequence ATGAAAGCAATCATCATCGGAGCTGGTATTGGTGGCTTATCTACGGCTATCGCACTGCAGCAGAAAGGAATAGACTACGAAATTTTTGACGCTGTACCGGAAAACAGACCGGTAGGGGCTGGTATCATGCTCGGCGGCAACGCCATGACGGTGTATGAGCGCCTGGGAATTGGCGAAGCCATACGTAGGCAATCCATGTTCCCGGAAAATATTTTCATCCGTAATTACAAAGGAAAAACACTGCAACATGTCAGTAATGTGTATATCCGTCAACGTTATGGTCAGGGTGCGCATATGATACATCGTGCAGCGCTGCACCATGAGCTGATAGTAGCCACCAGACAGCCGGTACAATGGGGTAAGAAGCTGGTGAAAATAGAACAGTCCGCCGACCAGGTGACGGCTTTTTTTGAAGATGGAACGGCTGCCAGCGGTGATATACTGATCGGTGCGGATGGCATCAGGTCTGTGGTCAGAGAACAATATATTACCCACGCCAATTATCGCTATTCCGGCCAAACCTGCTGGCGTGCTATCATTCCGATGACACTCTCTCATGAAGAGCAGATCAATGGCTCCGAAGTATGGGGCGATGGCGATGGTTTACGTGCTTCCTATATGCAGGTAAATCAACAACAGGTATATTTCTGGTTTACAAAGCAAATGCCCGCCAATACGCCGTTTACAGACGCAGAAGCCGTTGCTTTTATGCAACATGAGTTAGCCGGTTTTTCAGGGAATATGCCGGAAGTAGCCGCCGCGTTGAAACCGGAAATGTTGTTGCGTGCCGATCTGTATGATTTCGAACCAATTGATAAATGGTACAACGGCAGAATAGTGGTATTGGGAGATGCGGCCCATGCTACCACACCTAACCTGGGACAGGGAGCCAGTCAGGCTATCGAAGACGCGCTGATGTTATCTAACTGTCTCGCACAAACGAAAAACTATACGGATGCATTCCATAGTTACCAGGAGCAGCGAATAGCGCGTGTACGTAAGGTAGTGGAAGTATCCTGGAAGCTGGCACAGCTCACCAACTGGAAAGGCGCCGTGGCCACTACAATACGTGATATGATGGTACGTATGGTACCGAACCGCATCACACAGCAGCAGATGGAATTCCTGTATAATGTGAAGTGGTAA
- a CDS encoding DeoR/GlpR family DNA-binding transcription regulator, with protein sequence MLKEERQAYILHQVNLHNKVLSSHLSEQIQVSEDTIRRDLTELAKEGKILKVHGGALSNSFHQGIASRDVYAAEEKRTIAMKAVTLIQDGMFVLTTGGTTIIELARILPSELRATFITVSLPAAFEYANHPNIEVIVIGDRLAKDSKITVGGEAITKIMNIRADLCFLGVNAIDADAGLTDNDWEVVQVKKAMIATSRKVVALCISEKVDTTDRLKVCEVDDIDILITELHPKAKKLQPYSRKGVKIL encoded by the coding sequence ATGTTAAAAGAAGAACGCCAGGCATATATCCTTCACCAGGTAAACCTGCACAATAAAGTCTTGTCATCACATCTGAGTGAGCAGATTCAGGTATCTGAAGATACCATCAGGCGCGACCTGACGGAGCTTGCGAAAGAGGGAAAGATATTGAAGGTGCATGGTGGGGCATTATCCAATTCCTTTCATCAGGGGATTGCCTCCAGGGACGTATATGCTGCGGAAGAGAAGCGTACTATAGCAATGAAAGCGGTAACGCTCATCCAGGATGGTATGTTTGTGCTTACCACCGGAGGAACCACCATCATAGAATTGGCCAGGATACTACCTTCAGAATTACGTGCAACATTTATTACTGTTAGTTTACCAGCTGCATTTGAGTATGCAAATCATCCGAATATTGAAGTCATTGTAATTGGTGACCGGCTGGCAAAGGATTCTAAAATTACAGTAGGCGGTGAAGCCATTACCAAAATCATGAATATCCGTGCAGACTTGTGTTTCCTGGGAGTGAATGCGATTGATGCCGATGCCGGACTTACAGATAACGACTGGGAAGTAGTGCAGGTAAAAAAGGCCATGATAGCCACGTCGAGAAAGGTCGTTGCCTTATGCATTTCAGAAAAGGTAGATACCACCGATCGTTTGAAAGTTTGTGAAGTGGATGATATCGATATTTTAATAACAGAATTACATCCAAAGGCAAAGAAATTACAACCATACAGCAGGAAGGGAGTCAAAATTTTATAA
- a CDS encoding malate:quinone oxidoreductase, which yields MFRSKSTSETGPDVVLIGAGIMSATLGMLLKELEPELTIAIYERLDVAAAESSDAWNNAGTGHSAFCELNYTPQKPDGSVEIKKAVNIAEQFEVSRQFWAYLVENNIVSHPQEFIQSIPHMSFVWGEENVDYLRKRYKSLQQCHLFQGMEYSEDHQQLREWMPLVMQNRDAQQKVAATHMEMGTDVNFGALTRELFKHLSQMEGVSMHFNHDVRDLKKTDDGLWQIKVKNRDTREKNTLRAKFVFIGAGGGSLPLLEKSGIPEGKGFGGFPVSGQWLRCNNPEIIARHQAKVYGKASVGAPPMSVPHLDTRMIDGQKALLFGPYAGFSTKFLKNGSIFDLPMSIKANNIHPMVSAGLDNIPLTKYLIAQVRQKPEDRLEALREYFPDAEMKDWELEIAGQRVQVIKKDPEHGGILEFGTEVVSAADGSIAALLGASPGASTAVSIMLNLLKRCFKEELETEEWQTKLKKMIPSYGQSLLNNPELTKKLRKWTTNVLELKQMETA from the coding sequence ATGTTTAGAAGCAAGAGTACGTCTGAAACAGGTCCGGATGTGGTTTTAATAGGCGCAGGCATCATGAGCGCCACCCTGGGAATGCTCCTCAAGGAGTTAGAACCGGAACTGACCATCGCCATTTATGAAAGACTGGATGTAGCTGCAGCCGAGAGTTCCGACGCGTGGAACAATGCAGGTACCGGTCACTCCGCTTTCTGTGAGTTGAACTATACTCCACAGAAGCCGGATGGGTCCGTAGAAATTAAGAAAGCTGTGAACATTGCAGAGCAGTTTGAAGTTTCCCGTCAATTCTGGGCCTACCTGGTAGAAAACAACATCGTTTCCCATCCTCAGGAATTTATACAAAGTATTCCTCATATGAGCTTTGTATGGGGTGAGGAAAATGTGGATTACCTGCGAAAGCGTTACAAATCTCTTCAACAATGCCACCTCTTCCAGGGTATGGAATACTCTGAAGACCATCAGCAACTGCGCGAATGGATGCCGCTGGTGATGCAAAACCGCGACGCCCAACAGAAAGTAGCTGCTACCCACATGGAAATGGGTACCGACGTGAACTTCGGTGCACTGACCCGTGAACTCTTCAAACATCTTTCTCAGATGGAAGGTGTATCCATGCACTTCAACCACGATGTGCGTGATCTGAAAAAAACAGATGACGGCCTGTGGCAGATTAAAGTGAAAAACCGCGATACCCGCGAGAAAAATACACTCAGAGCTAAATTCGTATTCATTGGCGCTGGCGGTGGTTCCCTTCCACTGCTGGAAAAATCCGGTATCCCTGAAGGTAAAGGCTTCGGCGGGTTCCCGGTAAGCGGTCAATGGCTGCGTTGCAATAATCCTGAAATTATCGCCCGTCACCAGGCTAAAGTTTATGGTAAAGCCTCTGTAGGTGCACCGCCAATGTCGGTTCCCCACCTCGATACCCGTATGATCGACGGCCAGAAAGCACTGCTCTTCGGACCATACGCCGGCTTCTCTACTAAATTCCTGAAAAACGGCTCTATATTCGACCTCCCGATGTCTATCAAAGCTAACAACATTCACCCGATGGTGTCTGCCGGCCTCGATAACATCCCGCTGACCAAATACCTGATCGCTCAGGTACGCCAGAAACCGGAAGACAGACTCGAAGCACTCCGCGAATACTTCCCGGATGCTGAAATGAAAGACTGGGAACTGGAAATCGCCGGTCAGCGCGTTCAGGTAATTAAAAAAGATCCTGAACATGGTGGTATCCTCGAATTCGGTACCGAAGTTGTCAGCGCCGCCGATGGCTCTATCGCTGCACTCCTCGGTGCTTCTCCAGGTGCTTCTACCGCCGTATCTATCATGCTCAACCTCCTTAAACGCTGCTTCAAGGAAGAACTGGAAACAGAAGAATGGCAGACTAAACTGAAAAAAATGATCCCTTCCTACGGACAATCACTGCTCAATAATCCTGAGCTGACTAAGAAACTCCGTAAATGGACGACTAACGTACTGGAATTGAAACAAATGGAAACTGCCTAA
- a CDS encoding SusC/RagA family TonB-linked outer membrane protein gives MKLLRFKRAACPRSMLLFLLLCCVSLAASAQSIISGKVTDETGNPLPGITVAVKNTSQGTQTDPAGHYTIRLTQPAGTYTLIFSGIGYAQQQQNVTVTATGTVTLNAKMSESVSKLDEVVVTGTSAGTTRKQLGSYISSVKADALNKGATSNVLTALQGKTAGAQITQNSGDPSGAMSVKLRGISTISGSTEPLYIIDGVIVDNSTTRVTNTDPNYNGGTFVGNIGQNRLADINPADIDHIEVLNGAAAAAIYGSRANAGVVQIFTKRGTSGRPTVSFSTGMTLSSLRKELDVNESPTKFGGDPQVTTQDLITKPLSTQKTNVNRYNYQDYIFRTGVGTDNNVSVNGGSEKTKYFASASYFYNQGIVKNTDFQRYSFRLNLDQEITKWLTFNGSVNYIYSKSNEKPDGNTFYSPLNSITIIGNYYDIQQRNANGELIKVGNFGRVNPVSIIEDIRQGQQVGRIITGAGLSIKPIKNLSIDYKVGIDNYSQNGATYIPAYAYFVSPAFYGGGANFDPTQNGYASTANNVSFMINHDVGATYTADINKNLSSVTQVGYSLQYQKMTYSMAQGRGLGPQIQFPSKAITVIPGDDQRTEISINGEFIQQNFKYRDHLFLTGALRVDGSSVFGKNERNQLYSKLSGSYVLSGADYWKNSSISKWWTLLKFRAAYGESGNLTGIPAYARYNTYSGTAFIGALAFQSPSTWTDPNVKPERSKELEFGTDMSFFGDRIGLSVNYYRKKVQDLLISRAIAPTNGYSNYLSNVGSLQNNGLEVVLNAIPVQTKNFEWNLTAIFNRNRNKAIDIGQSLLVFPTVGGAPIAIANGQPVGFFYGTFFARQANGDLLLDQNGLPIIDKGVQNSPLTYTVDRSMGGLPDTLATVLNRKIGDPNPKWTGTLTNDFRYKRFSLHTQFDFVQGVDVFNADYRTRQGVDNGKVAEAEDEGKLPRGWISAAYLIQEWRVDDGSYVKLREASLSYNFGKIGVFSDLTVNFGGRNLISWDHYKGYDPEVNAAGQSTLLRGIDFGTIPIPRTWNVGVRAKF, from the coding sequence ATGAAATTGCTCCGATTCAAGCGAGCAGCGTGTCCGCGCTCCATGTTGCTCTTTCTGCTGCTTTGCTGTGTGTCCCTGGCAGCGTCCGCGCAAAGCATTATTTCTGGTAAGGTGACAGATGAAACAGGGAACCCGTTACCAGGCATCACCGTGGCTGTAAAAAATACTTCCCAGGGTACCCAGACAGACCCTGCCGGCCACTACACCATTCGTTTAACACAGCCGGCAGGCACTTATACACTTATCTTTTCCGGTATCGGATATGCACAACAGCAACAGAATGTAACGGTAACGGCTACTGGAACGGTTACACTCAATGCAAAAATGAGTGAATCCGTATCCAAGCTGGATGAGGTAGTAGTAACAGGTACTTCTGCCGGTACTACCCGCAAGCAGCTGGGTAGCTATATCAGTTCTGTAAAAGCAGACGCACTGAATAAAGGCGCCACCAGTAACGTACTGACAGCATTGCAGGGTAAAACCGCCGGTGCACAGATTACGCAGAATTCTGGTGATCCTTCCGGTGCTATGTCCGTGAAACTCCGTGGTATCAGTACTATCAGTGGCTCTACCGAACCATTGTATATCATTGACGGTGTGATCGTCGATAACAGCACTACCCGTGTTACCAATACCGACCCTAACTATAACGGGGGTACGTTTGTAGGTAATATTGGTCAGAACAGGCTGGCAGATATTAACCCGGCAGATATTGATCATATCGAGGTACTGAACGGTGCTGCTGCTGCTGCGATCTATGGTTCCAGAGCAAACGCCGGTGTGGTACAGATATTTACCAAAAGAGGTACTTCCGGAAGACCAACAGTGAGCTTCTCTACCGGGATGACCCTAAGCAGCTTACGTAAGGAACTGGACGTAAATGAATCCCCGACCAAGTTTGGTGGCGATCCTCAGGTTACTACCCAGGACCTGATTACCAAACCGCTTTCTACTCAGAAAACAAATGTTAACAGGTATAACTACCAGGATTACATTTTCCGTACAGGCGTAGGAACAGATAACAACGTATCTGTTAACGGTGGTTCTGAGAAAACAAAATACTTTGCATCTGCCAGTTACTTTTATAACCAGGGTATCGTTAAAAATACTGACTTCCAGCGTTACAGCTTCAGACTGAACCTGGACCAGGAGATCACCAAATGGTTAACTTTCAATGGTTCTGTAAACTATATCTACAGTAAATCCAATGAAAAACCAGATGGCAATACTTTCTACTCGCCGCTTAACTCTATTACCATCATCGGTAACTATTATGATATTCAGCAGCGTAATGCAAATGGTGAGCTGATAAAAGTGGGTAACTTCGGCCGTGTAAACCCGGTATCTATTATCGAAGATATCCGCCAGGGACAACAGGTTGGCCGTATTATCACTGGTGCTGGCTTATCTATCAAACCTATTAAAAATCTTAGCATAGACTATAAAGTTGGTATCGATAACTATTCTCAGAATGGGGCTACCTATATTCCGGCATATGCTTACTTTGTGAGTCCTGCCTTTTATGGTGGTGGTGCCAATTTTGATCCAACCCAGAACGGTTATGCAAGTACGGCGAATAATGTTTCCTTCATGATCAACCATGATGTAGGAGCAACCTATACGGCAGATATCAACAAAAATTTATCTTCTGTTACACAGGTAGGTTATTCTTTACAATATCAGAAGATGACTTATTCTATGGCGCAAGGCCGTGGCCTTGGCCCGCAGATCCAATTCCCGAGTAAGGCGATAACGGTGATTCCTGGTGATGATCAGCGTACAGAGATTTCTATTAATGGTGAATTTATTCAGCAGAACTTTAAGTACCGTGATCATTTGTTCCTGACAGGTGCATTGCGTGTGGATGGTTCTTCTGTATTCGGTAAAAATGAACGTAACCAGCTCTACTCTAAATTGAGTGGAAGCTACGTGTTGTCTGGTGCAGATTACTGGAAAAATTCCAGTATCTCTAAATGGTGGACGCTTCTGAAATTCAGAGCAGCCTATGGTGAATCCGGTAACTTAACCGGCATCCCTGCCTATGCACGGTACAATACCTATTCCGGTACTGCATTTATCGGGGCATTGGCCTTCCAGTCGCCATCCACCTGGACAGATCCGAATGTTAAACCTGAAAGATCGAAAGAGTTGGAATTCGGTACAGATATGTCCTTTTTTGGAGATCGTATAGGCCTTAGCGTTAACTACTACCGCAAAAAGGTACAGGACCTGCTGATTAGTCGTGCAATAGCTCCTACCAATGGCTATTCCAACTACCTCTCCAATGTAGGTTCCTTACAGAATAATGGGTTGGAAGTAGTGTTGAATGCCATCCCTGTTCAGACGAAAAATTTTGAATGGAACCTGACGGCTATTTTCAACAGAAACAGGAACAAGGCGATTGATATCGGGCAATCACTGCTGGTATTCCCTACCGTAGGTGGCGCGCCAATTGCAATTGCCAATGGTCAGCCGGTAGGTTTCTTCTACGGTACCTTCTTCGCCAGACAAGCGAACGGTGATCTGTTGCTGGACCAAAACGGACTGCCGATCATTGACAAAGGCGTACAGAATTCTCCGCTGACCTATACGGTAGACAGATCTATGGGCGGTTTACCAGATACCCTTGCAACGGTGTTGAATAGGAAAATCGGTGATCCTAATCCGAAATGGACAGGTACATTGACCAACGACTTCAGGTATAAACGTTTCAGCTTACATACACAGTTCGACTTTGTACAGGGAGTGGATGTATTTAATGCAGATTACAGAACACGCCAGGGTGTTGATAATGGTAAAGTTGCAGAAGCAGAAGATGAGGGTAAACTGCCAAGAGGTTGGATAAGTGCGGCTTATTTAATCCAGGAATGGAGAGTGGATGATGGTTCCTACGTAAAACTGCGTGAAGCTTCATTGAGTTATAACTTTGGAAAAATCGGTGTATTCAGTGATCTGACGGTAAATTTCGGTGGCCGTAACCTGATTTCGTGGGATCATTACAAGGGATATGATCCGGAAGTAAATGCTGCGGGACAAAGTACATTATTACGTGGTATCGACTTCGGAACCATTCCTATTCCAAGAACATGGAATGTTGGGGTACGTGCTAAATTCTAA
- a CDS encoding SMI1/KNR4 family protein yields the protein MTLEALEQLHNFRYPALYKQLHADGMLNWGTFGPEWYSRVFPQLRAHPPLLLFANDLEVIDIPDAATLMEEGILFADPVHQFVPVATSGAGDWYALYYNLQDGDDVPVVLVWHDSNEACILARNLQEFIFMQMLEAITDMDTNYPGLISAGDFKENCQLWLNSHAAYLTERQQQVVQTAFAKGALTNAELHEILEQELSFQLMDSSFPYQEEVI from the coding sequence ATGACACTCGAAGCTTTAGAGCAATTACACAACTTTAGATACCCTGCACTTTATAAACAGTTACATGCAGATGGTATGCTCAACTGGGGAACATTCGGCCCGGAATGGTACAGCCGTGTATTCCCGCAGCTGCGAGCGCACCCGCCATTACTGCTGTTTGCCAATGACCTGGAAGTAATAGATATTCCTGATGCAGCCACGCTCATGGAAGAAGGCATCCTGTTTGCCGATCCGGTACATCAATTTGTGCCGGTGGCCACCAGCGGCGCCGGCGACTGGTATGCGCTTTATTACAATCTTCAGGATGGTGACGATGTACCGGTAGTATTGGTATGGCATGATTCCAATGAAGCGTGTATCCTTGCCCGTAACCTGCAGGAATTTATTTTTATGCAGATGCTGGAAGCGATTACAGACATGGACACCAATTACCCTGGCCTGATCAGTGCCGGCGATTTTAAAGAGAATTGCCAGCTGTGGCTGAATAGCCATGCGGCATACCTGACCGAACGTCAGCAGCAGGTGGTACAGACGGCTTTCGCCAAAGGAGCGCTCACGAATGCTGAATTACATGAGATCCTGGAACAGGAACTGAGCTTCCAATTAATGGATAGCAGCTTTCCTTACCAGGAAGAAGTGATATAA
- a CDS encoding SRPBCC domain-containing protein has product MKDFKKYFSVAAPPEEVYAALTNPATIQLWSGEKAEMSTEPGSEFSLWEESIVGKNLEFEEGRKIVQEWYFGDDSEEHPSIVTIILHPSKKGTDVELRHTNIPDEAFDDITEGWIDQYWGSIIDFYKE; this is encoded by the coding sequence ATGAAAGATTTCAAAAAATACTTTAGTGTTGCTGCCCCGCCGGAGGAAGTGTATGCGGCATTAACCAATCCGGCAACAATACAGTTATGGAGTGGAGAGAAAGCGGAGATGTCGACAGAGCCGGGTTCTGAATTTTCTTTATGGGAAGAAAGTATTGTAGGTAAAAACCTGGAATTTGAGGAAGGCAGGAAGATTGTGCAGGAATGGTATTTTGGTGATGATAGCGAAGAACATCCTTCCATTGTAACCATCATCTTACATCCTTCTAAAAAGGGCACTGATGTGGAGTTACGTCATACCAATATTCCTGATGAGGCGTTTGATGATATTACAGAAGGCTGGATTGATCAGTATTGGGGTTCAATTATTGATTTTTATAAAGAATAG
- a CDS encoding glycoside hydrolase family 9 protein: MRNYSLYTLLLLLITATGYGQTGQWIRINQLGYLPGGVKVAVFGAKGAAVPATFQLMDAVTGKVVFTGKSGKDFGAYGPFSNTARLDFSAWHKAGTYRLKAAGALSPNFQISNDVYKGAADFCLRYMRQQRSWFNPFMKDSCHTHDGYTMYGPMPDSTHIDVAGGWHDATDYLQYVTTSANATYHLLAAWRDFPGVFGDQYASNGLPGSNKRADVLDEAKWGLDWLLKMHPAADVMFNQIADDRDHHGLRLPGEDPFYGKGFERPVYFCTGAPQGLGKYKNKSTGVASTAGKYASAFALGSVLLKQDTAYASLLRSRAWSAWQMGVKQPGVCQTASVVSPYIYAEDNWTDDMELAAAAISRQIPGKSLLTQGVAYARQEKVTPWLGKDTANHYQWYPFINLGHYELAKQLHGAAQQEIVGYYRDGIQRVWEKAQKNAFYRAIPFIWCSNNLTTSFAIQCYWYRQLSHDKGFAQLEQANIDWLFGCNPWGTSMVYGLPADGDTPTDPHSAFTHLGNYPIDGGLVDGPVYTAIYKNLIGIKLSKPDAYADFQSDLAVYHDDFGDYSTNEPTMDGTASMVYLLAAMAQEGMPVQQRVQGAVIRGNTQKKNLALVFTGDEFADGGTAIRKTLKDKQVPGSFFLTGRFYRQNPALIRQLQADRHYLGSHSDAHLLYCDWTRRDSLLVTRTAFDKDITAAYKTMGSFGISKQEAPYFLPPYEWWNDTIASWAGKQGLKLVCFTPGTRSNADYTYPEMKNYVGSEEIFQSILTYDNIQPTGLNGFLLLIHIGTDPRRKDKFYDRLPALIDTLKSRGYTFSRVDDLLKN; this comes from the coding sequence ATGAGAAACTATTCATTATATACGCTGCTATTGCTGTTGATAACTGCTACCGGTTACGGGCAGACGGGGCAATGGATTCGTATTAACCAGCTCGGTTATCTGCCCGGAGGGGTTAAGGTTGCTGTATTCGGGGCAAAAGGGGCCGCTGTTCCTGCTACCTTTCAGCTGATGGACGCTGTTACGGGCAAAGTAGTTTTTACAGGTAAGTCAGGCAAGGATTTCGGGGCATACGGTCCTTTTTCCAATACAGCCCGCCTGGATTTCAGCGCATGGCATAAGGCAGGCACCTATCGCCTGAAGGCCGCCGGTGCATTATCTCCCAACTTCCAGATCAGTAATGATGTGTATAAAGGTGCAGCTGATTTTTGTCTGCGCTATATGCGCCAGCAACGTAGCTGGTTCAATCCTTTCATGAAGGATTCCTGTCATACCCACGACGGATATACGATGTACGGCCCTATGCCCGACAGCACCCATATAGACGTTGCCGGGGGCTGGCATGATGCTACCGACTATTTACAATATGTGACTACTTCCGCCAATGCGACTTACCACCTGCTGGCCGCATGGCGCGATTTTCCCGGTGTTTTTGGCGATCAGTATGCCTCCAACGGACTGCCTGGCAGTAATAAGCGTGCGGATGTGCTGGATGAAGCCAAATGGGGGCTCGACTGGTTGCTGAAAATGCATCCCGCAGCCGATGTTATGTTTAATCAGATTGCGGACGACAGAGATCATCACGGACTGCGTTTGCCGGGAGAAGATCCTTTTTATGGAAAAGGCTTCGAGCGGCCGGTGTACTTCTGTACAGGCGCACCGCAGGGCCTGGGGAAATATAAAAATAAATCTACCGGTGTAGCCTCTACTGCGGGCAAATATGCCAGCGCCTTTGCGCTGGGGTCTGTGCTGCTGAAGCAGGATACCGCCTATGCTTCGTTGCTGCGTAGCCGTGCATGGAGTGCCTGGCAGATGGGCGTGAAACAACCCGGTGTTTGTCAGACAGCATCTGTAGTCTCTCCCTATATCTATGCAGAAGATAACTGGACAGACGATATGGAGCTGGCAGCAGCGGCCATCAGCAGGCAGATTCCTGGTAAGTCCTTATTGACACAGGGTGTAGCGTATGCCCGCCAGGAAAAGGTAACGCCCTGGCTGGGAAAAGATACCGCCAATCACTACCAATGGTATCCATTCATCAATCTGGGACATTACGAACTGGCGAAGCAGCTACACGGTGCAGCACAGCAGGAGATAGTAGGTTATTACAGAGACGGTATTCAGCGCGTATGGGAAAAAGCGCAGAAAAACGCATTCTACCGTGCCATCCCTTTCATATGGTGTAGTAACAACCTGACCACCAGTTTCGCCATTCAGTGTTACTGGTACCGGCAGCTGAGCCATGATAAAGGCTTTGCGCAACTGGAACAGGCCAATATAGACTGGCTGTTTGGCTGTAACCCCTGGGGTACCAGTATGGTATATGGGTTGCCTGCCGATGGAGATACCCCTACAGACCCGCATTCCGCCTTTACGCACCTCGGAAATTATCCGATAGATGGCGGTTTGGTAGATGGGCCGGTATATACCGCTATTTATAAAAACCTGATAGGTATTAAGTTGTCTAAGCCAGATGCCTATGCGGATTTCCAGAGCGATCTGGCGGTATATCACGATGATTTCGGGGATTACAGCACCAACGAGCCAACCATGGACGGAACGGCTTCTATGGTGTATTTGCTGGCCGCTATGGCGCAGGAAGGCATGCCGGTACAGCAACGTGTACAGGGCGCCGTTATTCGTGGCAATACGCAAAAAAAAAATTTAGCCCTGGTTTTCACCGGTGATGAATTTGCCGATGGAGGCACGGCTATACGTAAAACGTTGAAAGACAAGCAGGTTCCTGGTTCTTTTTTTCTTACAGGGAGATTTTACCGGCAAAATCCTGCATTGATCCGGCAATTACAGGCAGACAGGCATTACCTGGGTTCGCATTCCGATGCGCATTTGCTGTACTGCGACTGGACCAGGCGGGATAGTTTATTGGTTACCAGGACTGCATTCGATAAAGATATTACCGCTGCCTATAAAACGATGGGCAGTTTCGGTATCAGTAAGCAGGAAGCCCCGTATTTTTTGCCACCCTACGAATGGTGGAACGACACCATTGCCAGCTGGGCCGGGAAGCAGGGCTTAAAACTGGTCTGTTTCACGCCAGGCACGCGTTCCAATGCGGATTATACCTATCCGGAGATGAAAAATTATGTTGGCAGCGAAGAAATTTTCCAATCAATACTCACATATGACAACATTCAGCCAACCGGATTGAATGGTTTTCTGTTATTAATACATATAGGTACAGATCCACGTCGTAAAGACAAGTTTTATGACCGGTTACCAGCGCTGATAGATACGTTAAAATCACGTGGCTATACGTTTTCACGGGTTGATGATCTTCTCAAAAACTAA
- a CDS encoding metallophosphoesterase yields the protein MMNRRDFLSGMSAAVIISACGKFAQAATRQQIDSKTIFRFAIGSDWHYGEPNTPYEQYFQDLKQAFTAVHQQTPCDCFILNGDVIHNEPTLLEPAVKLFKTIHPTVFATRGNHDRVTDAAWEQNWGFPLNYEKKVKGQVLLFGDTSNLAGDFLTPDVAWFAKKLEEHKNAQNIFIFLHITPIKWTEFGASSPEFASLIKKYPNVKAIFNGHDHDQDNVKLLEETIPFLFDSHIGGSWGTKYHGFRIVELKADNTMVTYMLNPTERFNEYTRKAVAAK from the coding sequence ATGATGAACAGAAGAGACTTCCTCAGTGGCATGTCTGCAGCCGTAATTATCTCTGCCTGCGGAAAATTTGCCCAAGCTGCCACCAGACAGCAAATCGATAGTAAAACCATATTCAGGTTCGCGATCGGGTCCGACTGGCACTATGGAGAACCCAACACCCCTTACGAGCAGTATTTCCAGGACCTGAAACAGGCCTTTACGGCGGTACATCAGCAAACACCCTGCGATTGCTTCATCCTCAACGGCGATGTTATCCACAACGAGCCCACCCTGCTCGAGCCGGCAGTAAAACTCTTTAAAACCATTCACCCTACGGTATTTGCGACCCGTGGTAATCACGACAGGGTAACGGATGCGGCATGGGAACAAAACTGGGGCTTCCCGCTGAACTATGAGAAAAAGGTAAAAGGCCAGGTACTGTTGTTTGGCGATACCTCCAATCTGGCAGGCGATTTCCTGACACCAGACGTAGCCTGGTTCGCGAAAAAACTGGAAGAACATAAAAACGCACAGAACATCTTTATATTTCTGCATATCACGCCCATCAAATGGACGGAGTTTGGTGCATCCTCTCCTGAATTTGCCAGTCTGATCAAAAAATACCCGAACGTAAAAGCCATCTTCAACGGCCATGATCATGACCAGGACAATGTAAAGCTGCTGGAAGAAACCATTCCTTTCCTGTTCGACAGTCATATCGGTGGTAGCTGGGGAACCAAATATCACGGCTTCAGGATAGTGGAACTGAAGGCGGATAATACCATGGTTACCTACATGCTGAATCCGACAGAGCGGTTCAACGAATATACCCGTAAGGCTGTGGCTGCCAAATAA